The sequence TTTTAGAGGCGGTGGTCTAGTATTCCATTTATATTTGCCAGCATTGCTCCAAttccattttaaagcattttgctCAAGTTTGCAAGAACCAGagttgtttttacttctttcttgaCTTTTATCTACACAAGGTATCTGAAGACTCAAAGAGTCACAAAGTTTTAGCTGTCTCGCTTTTGGTGTAGCTTTGGAGGAAGAGGGTCGTTCAGTAACCGCTGGAGTACAGAAAGTCGCTGGTAGTCTTGGCCTCTCTCTTTGAATAGTCATATGTTGTAATCGTTCTAGTTCCAGTAAACGAGTTATCAAGTGTTCAATAGAGCTTTCTGCAGGTTCCACTGTCGCTTTCCAATTGTCAGATTTGGAGAGGGCTAAATTGTGCAAGTCTAGAGTACTGAAAGCAGGAGGGAGAAAATCAGGATATGGAAATACTTCATTTGGCTCCTCGGTGAAAGGTTCctcaacattttttattgtttctggcTTCAAGTTCAGGTCCACCTTTTTAAAAGAGCTAAGTAAAGTATCAtttgctttctcattttctgATAAGTCACTTTCATCTGTTAAATTTTCTTCCACACTGCTGCTTCCGTGTTTCAAATTCCAATTTGGAGCAGGTAACGTTTCACCATCGTTGTTTTCTATAGTTGAACATGAACTAAATTGAATCTCATTTCTGTTCTTGAAAAAGTCTCCATCAGCCTGGGGCCAGCAGAGACCTAGTGGCACCGGCAGTCCAGGGTAAGGACCAACCTGCTCATCAGCTGAAGTGCTTGTGAATGGGTGGCTCAGAGTGAAGACCCTGATAGGATTACTGGTTACATTAAAGCCAGTTTCCGCTGAAGATTTTTTgaattccctttaaaaaataattcaatgaatgGTTTATTGACTAGAATTAAAATGCTATGAAAATGATAAGGTTAAGTACCCTTTATCAAAGGCTGGTTAATGTGTAGCTCCCAATGGCATATGTGGATCTAGCTACCTGTAACAGAAATATGTTAGTTTCCAAAAATGCTCTAATATACAActacataaattttttaaaatatagattaaaatattAACTAGGCATCCCTTTGTGCAAGCACAGGTGACTAGATTATGATACCTAAAATGGCTAACTGTGGCTGTGGATAGACAATAGGTTAAAGGTGGATAACTATATGTTTGCTGATAGTGTACATGCGATTCTTAGGTTTGAAAATGAGGATATCTAACtcaaactgaaattaaaatgaaatgtttattgaTCCAGAATTAGATAAAAGGAAACTCAAAGAATGTAATTATGTTACTTTAAAAAGCCTTCTATGTTAGCcactgtggtttttaaaaattactgtaacAAAAAAGGAAGCGAACAATGTCTATCAAAAATTATCCCAGATATAGTCCCTAGTAATTTTCATGTAATGATGCTCTTCTATTTTAGGAGTAATTCTAGGTATTACggtaaaatgaaaactacaaaaaagccATAGAATACTGAGTTTCtagttagtttttattttttaaagataactaGAAATACTGAGATTGAAAGATTTGATGCATTAGTTGACATATAGGCTTGATATCCTCTTGCTTCTTTTTAAGCCAGTTGACATTAAAGATAACAAAATAATCtggaaaagttttgaaaaatactttcaaggccaggcgcagtagctcacacctgtaatcccaacactttgggaggccaaggcaggcagattgcttgcacctgggattctgagaccagcctgagcaacacggcaaaattcatctctacaaaaaatgagctgggcatggaggcatgcgcctgtagtccctgctcctccagaggctgagctgggaagacCGCTTCAGcctcagaggtggaggctgcagtaaaccacgcctgcaccactacaccccagcctgggtgacagaatgaggccctgttgcaaaaaaaaagaaaaagaaaaagaaaaaatactcatTTAGCTAAATACTAGGTATACTGCCTTGCCTTTGAAAAACCACAGgaaaatcactttaaatataCAAGTGTTAATAGACACGTACATGTAGTATGAAGAGTGTGAAATCCGGAAGGGGAGGGCCTAGGTTTGAACCCCTTTGCTACCAGTGAGTGagcaaaatggaaatgataataccTACCTTGGAGGTAGTCTGAGAAGCAAGAGAATTTATATGAATGTGCTGTGCAAAATGTTAAACACTAAGatattacttttattctttttacttgttGATGGTATATTGAGGAGAAAAATCTTTCATTGATACCAAACCTCCATTTCTGCAACATTATTAAACCTATCCAATATTAATAGCAAATGCCCGTCAAACACATTGTTCTGTTCAGTCCTCACGACCTCATGGGATAGGCACTTTTATTTTCCACCTTGAACAGATAAGGAAGCGGGGGTGTAGAGTGGCTAAGGTCACACATCTAGGAAGTGGGAGAGCTGGAAGTGACTCCACGTGGTGGACTCCCATGCCCCTGGTCCTAACCACTGCATTCTACTGCCTCCATTTGTTCACTCCTCTGCTACTGTGACAAAATTCAATTCACTTCGTTTGACCGCTTATCTTGAAATACTTTTTCCCAGCTGAGGTTTTTCCTCATAAAAATAGCCTTTTTTATCCCCATCAGCACCAACATTGCTTTAGGTCATCAGTCACCACAACTGCCATGGAACTTGATTTCCCCATTGAATTTTAACATAAAGTGAACTTCACCCCAGGCCTCACAGAGGTAAAATCCTCTGACCAGGACGTGGCTGATATCAAGTCAACCACTCTCCTGCTAAACTACACAAAAGAGCCCTGAAACTCAGGACCATGAGCGAAGACACTGTGCAAAGTTCCACAAAGCAGTCCTCAGGAAGCGTTCGTTTCCAAATACTAGTAACCTGGCTCTCTAAGAAGCCGTCTAGCTAGTCCTAATGCAAGGCAAAGTTTAAGaatcaaaaaataagaattaaaagtcaggagccgggcacggtggctcatgcctgtaatcccagcactttgggaggccgaggtgggtgaatcacgaggtcaggagttcaagaccagcgtggccaaagtggtaaaaccccgtctctactaaaaatacaaaaattagccaggcgtggtggtgggcacctgtaatcctagctacaagggaggctgaggcagagaattgcttgaacctggaaggcggaggttgcagtgagctgagattgtgtccagcctgggcaacaagagcgaaactttgtctaaaaaaaaagaaaaaaattaaaactcaggtaaggttgggtgcagcaaaccaccatacctatgtaacaaacctgcaagttctgcacatgtatcccagaacttaaaaaagtgtaataataataaataaaaaagcagcctggtgtggtggctcacacctgtaatcccagaactttgggaggccaaggtgggtggatcacctgaggtcaggagtttgagaccagcctgactacatggagaaaccccgtctctactaaaaatacaaaattagctgggcatggtggcccatgcctgaaatcccagttactcaggaggctgaggcaggagaatcgcttgaacccaggaggcagaggttgcaatgagccaagatcgcgcctttgcattccagcctgggcaacaagaatgaaactccatctcaaaaaaaaaaaaaaaaacctcaggtaAGGTCTCAGAAGCGATATACTGTAATGTCTATGAGCCTGAGCCACGTTACTTTCATATCCTGGTTCCACCTTTCATTAATATTGTGCGACTCTGAGCAAGTTACTTGTCACCATGCCTCAAGCATCCTCAACTGTAAAACAGGGATGATGATAACTGCCTTCCTTACATGGTCAGCTGTGAGTTACATGAACTACTACATACAAGGAATTAACATAGTCCCTGGAATGCAATACTACTTTCCTATTACAGTTCCTTTTGCTTTCAACGGGAAGCCCATACTTTATCCATCTAAAATCTTCATTGTCAGAACATAGTAAAACTCTTGATTCCCACCTATTCTAATTGTCTCGTGGTATTTGCAGCCACTTCCTGTTTTAGGGTGGATTTCTATCATTGCCCACTATTCCCACAGAATACTATTTTCTTCTGGTGGTTCATGGTCCTTGTATTCCAAGTAGTTATctcatgtgtattttaaatttatttcagtaatttaGGGTGTTACAAAATAACTATTCGCTTACCTCTTCTCTATGGTACTTCCTTCATTAAGAGCACAATTCCATAATTGAAAGATCCCTTGGTTACTATTCTGATGACAGAAAAATAATGGGAAATCGTTTAGTagctgcatatatttttaaaatgtaatattttaagggTATGATGAATCAAATCCCACCTGTGTACTTTTTTGAGTATGTGCCGACAAATTAGGTTCTGGCATCGGCTGCTCCACTGGAATTTCCAAATAGTTCTATAAGGCAGCAGAAGACTTTTAAACATAATATATCTCTGTTCCCTATTCTTGTTCTAACAATGTACAGCTCTTGTTCTAATCAAGGAATACATGGTAAAATTGAATGATACTTTGTtgatatataaagaaatcttttGTTTTTACTGATTTCTTTATATATCAACAAAGTTAGTATAACCTATTTATTACAAATACCAACTAAACTGTTAATAAGACTTGAATATCATTAAGATTGTCTTTATTTTGCAGTTAAATGTTTTATGTTCTGATcaaaaaggataaacaaaaagattaattttCCACTACTTCAGAACAAGATATTGGTCATTTCAACTACTTcaagactttttgtttttgttgctgagacagggtctccttctgtcacccaggctggagtacaggggcacaatcttggctcactgaaacctccatttcctgggctcaagcgatcctcctgctgagctcagcctctcgagtagctgggactacacgcatgtgccaccatgcccggctatttttttttttttggtagagatggggtttcaccatattgcccaggctggtctcaaactcctaacctcaaatgatccacttgcctcagcctcccaaagtgctgggattacagacgtgagccactgcacccagcctgcttcaAGACATTTTAAAGGACAGGAGTACTTCCTTTTTGACAATAACTAAAAAAGACGATACTCAATTTTCATTTATAGTATTGTTATACTGAAAAATACttaatatgacaaaatattaatGTAATAACCAATgtgaaactctgtaaaatatttgacttTGACTTGTGTGAAGAACTCtacagaaatgaaatttaaagtttaactttcaggaaggaaattttttttaaagaacatacttataattttaaaatagtatgtttTATGAATACTTTAAAACCAAACATTTATCCTTACCTTGTTAATTTTGCCTGAAATGTGTATAAAAAATGACAATTAATAGTTACATACAACTGATTATATTCAAAACAAACCCCCTTTTGCTATGAGTGATTCTTTCAGTGTAAGTATACACAGCTGCGATTTCTTACCACCTGCTGCTCTATCCCTTCCAGCTGGGAGGCTTTTGTTTCCAGGAACAGGCACTTCTGAATCCAAATTCCAGTGAGATAAGTTCTAAAACAATATTTGGTTTAGGATAAACTTAacattaagaaaacataaaaacctCAATCATGTCACACGTTCTTTGGGTAAAGTATGACAAAAGGCACAAAGCTTCGTGACTCTCACCCCTCATTATAAAGAACTTCTCAGCATCTTTGAGGACAAAGCAATTTTCTCTTAACCAAGCCCTTATCAGCTTGATAACACCTATTGTTGAGGAATTAGAAAGGCTTTTACAATAATTTGTGGTTTCATtcacattttgttaaaaataataacacacaggttttcaaaattgattttttaaatggaataaaatgtcCTGTTCAGTGTGTCTCTGGAACACAATTGTGCATTAATCAAACTTTCTATATCTGAGTATCAGATCTAAAAGCCTATAAaaagctgggtctggtggctcatgcctgtaatcccagcactttgggaggccggggcaggtcaggatcacctgaggtctggagttcgagaccagcctggccaacatggtgaaaccctgtctccaataaaaatacaaaaatcagccgggtgtggtggcacacacctgtaatcccagctatttgggaggctgaggcaggagaatcgcttgaacccaggaggtggaggttgcggtaagctgcaatcacaccactgccctccagcctgggccatagcgtgagaccgtctcaaaataaataaataaataaacaaataaataaaatttaaaaaatgaaagcatatgagAATCTTTCCATCAACCACAGGAAGTCTGTAACCCTCACATTATATTCCACACTAACCAGCCCACTACTCATTCTGGCTTCCAGATGTGGAGAAACACTTAcgaaatattcaaaagaaagccaaaaatcaaaagggaaatgtACTAATAACAGAGTATTTATGTTCCAGACAAGGTGCAGAGCACTACGGAGGAAAATGTGGCAGGTGTGTATAAGACTGTAACAATTTATTCTGGAAAACAGAAAGTGAAGAGGCGATTCGTTTATAAGAAAGTCACTTTTTAGGAATGAACCCAATtgttttctgtctcaaaaaagcattGTAAATGAAACTCTAAGCAAATGAAATGTTAGGTATTATTAGATACAATCTCTTCATTAAGGAGGAACAGAGAGAAATAAGCTTCAAAACAGCATGAGGATTTAATTTATCCACAAAGAGATATCTCCTGATCGGAAGGGTAGTTGAACATTGGAAGGGAGGCTGCAGATTATCTTTATCTAcagatttatgaaaaatataatacaacTAATACTCTGCTCTCTGGCATGATATGTACAAGGGCTAACCTCTACATGAGAATCATCACCTggggaggtttttaaaaataattgttgagaaaaaaaatcctgatttt comes from Theropithecus gelada isolate Dixy chromosome 4, Tgel_1.0, whole genome shotgun sequence and encodes:
- the FAM217A gene encoding protein FAM217A — encoded protein: MGRRNETCGNSLRVSNISQENLSHWNLDSEVPVPGNKSLPAGRDRAAGGKINKNYLEIPVEQPMPEPNLSAHTQKSTQNSNQGIFQLWNCALNEGSTIEKREFKKSSAETGFNVTSNPIRVFTLSHPFTSTSADEQVGPYPGLPVPLGLCWPQADGDFFKNRNEIQFSSCSTIENNDGETLPAPNWNLKHGSSSVEENLTDESDLSENEKANDTLLSSFKKVDLNLKPETIKNVEEPFTEEPNEVFPYPDFLPPAFSTLDLHNLALSKSDNWKATVEPAESSIEHLITRLLELERLQHMTIQRERPRLPATFCTPAVTERPSSSKATPKARQLKLCDSLSLQIPCVDKSQERSKNNSGSCKLEQNALKWNWSNAGKYKWNTRPPPLKSSSTTKQLTETYKNSKSCILNPCPELSSKPTTGQTTQSLLKMVSTRCLPSRSLMPVSPIPLSFPENQKEEIKAPKRNFGTKKKLYRQNTVLNRPFSIQKLNCLSPSLIAKDKCCSPIEQK